The Candidatus Tanganyikabacteria bacterium genome window below encodes:
- a CDS encoding 2-phosphosulfolactate phosphatase, with the protein MTLHLDNQSTYTCRFDWGLAGLQSLAPASDVVVIVDVLSFSTSVDVAAARGAEVLPYPWEDNSAQHFAQEQGASLAVTRGADSAAGGFSLSPCSLLTIPAGHRLVLPSPNGATLAYHAGEACRWVLCGSLRNARAIASAAKRLGHRIAVVAAGERWPGPEKGLRPALEDLLGAGAILSSIEDRHRSPEADSAVRSFRGARSALFSQLLESVSGRELVARGFRQDVELASQIDSSAAVPVLVRGAFIGMPESPALPALAGTN; encoded by the coding sequence GTGACCCTCCACCTCGACAATCAGTCAACATACACCTGCCGGTTCGATTGGGGATTGGCCGGGCTGCAGAGCCTGGCGCCGGCGAGTGATGTCGTTGTCATCGTTGACGTCCTCTCGTTCTCCACGTCGGTCGACGTCGCCGCCGCTCGGGGGGCCGAAGTCCTGCCATATCCGTGGGAAGACAATTCGGCGCAGCATTTCGCCCAGGAGCAGGGCGCTTCACTTGCAGTTACGAGAGGCGCCGACTCGGCGGCCGGCGGATTCTCCCTGTCCCCTTGTTCCTTGCTCACCATCCCGGCAGGCCACAGGCTGGTGTTGCCGTCCCCCAACGGAGCGACCCTCGCTTACCACGCCGGCGAGGCTTGCCGGTGGGTCCTATGCGGCAGCCTGCGAAACGCAAGGGCCATAGCCTCGGCGGCAAAAAGGCTCGGCCACCGAATCGCTGTGGTTGCCGCGGGTGAACGCTGGCCGGGACCGGAAAAGGGGCTCAGGCCCGCACTCGAGGACCTGCTCGGCGCAGGGGCCATATTGAGTTCCATCGAGGATCGACACCGATCTCCCGAGGCAGATTCGGCCGTCCGGAGCTTTCGGGGTGCGCGCAGCGCGCTGTTCAGCCAACTCCTGGAGTCGGTCTCGGGAAGGGAGCTTGTGGCAAGAGGATTCAGGCAGGACGTCGAACTGGCGAGTCAGATCGACTCCAGCGCCGCGGTACCCGTCTTGGTCCGAGGGGCATTCAT